Part of the Verrucomicrobiota bacterium genome is shown below.
GTCGGCCCGAGACCAACCAAGTCCGCCGGGCCGCCCTCCTCCACCTTCTCGACCGCGGGGTAAGCGTAGACTCCTTCCCGAAAGTTGAAAAAGCCGAACCAGATCACTTTGGCCCCGATCTGGGGAATGCCCGAGCCCAGCTTGCGAATTTGGTAGAGCTTCTCCAAGACCTCCCGACTGCGGGCTTGCAGCTCGGGATCCCGCGCGGCCAAGGCTCCCAGGAGGGGGAAGAGGACCTCGTCATACTGTGTCTTTGCCAAGAGCAGCATGGCTTGGCTGGCTTCCTGGCGGACGGCGAAGCGGTCGTCTTGCATCTCGGCGAAGAGTTCGGCGGGGGTCTTTTCCTGGGCCGCGAGGGGCCCGCAGGACAAGCCGCATCCGAGAAACCACCAGCGAAAGAGAGAGGGCATCCCGAAGTGTGACAAATCGCCTGCTTCATGACAAGCTCCAAGTCGCACGGCCTTCCGTAGACTTCCCTAATGCCTGACACCTTCCAACTCGCGAGCGATTACCAGCCACAGGGCGACCAAGAGCAGGCCATCGCCAAGCTCACGAAGTCGCTCCTCGCGGGAAATCGACACCAAACCCTTCTCGGTGTGACCGGCTCAGGGAAGACCTTCACCATGGCGAATGTGGTAGCGCAGATGAATCGGCCCACCTTGGTGATGTCTCACAACAAGACCTTGGCGGCGCAGCTTTACAGCGAGTTCAAAGGCTTCTTTCCGGAGAACGCGGTCGAGTATTTTGTTTCCTATTTCGACTACTACCAACCCGAGGCCTACATCCCGCGGACCGACACCTACATTGAAAAGGATTCTTCGATCAATGATGAGATCGAGCGCTTGCGCCTGTCCACCATGGGCTCTCTTCTGACGCGGCAGGATGTGCTGGTGGTGGCTTCGGTCAGCTGCATCTACGGCTTGGGCTCCCCCGACGATTTCAAGGACATGACTTGTGCGGTCCGGGTGGGAGAGGAACTGGAGCGGGACGAGTTGCTTCGGCGGCTGGTGGGCATGCTCTTCGAGCGAAATGATGTGGCCTTCAGTCGCGGGCGTTTTCGGGTGCGTGGGGATGTGGTTGAGGTCCAGCCTGCCTACCTCGATGATGAGGCCATCCGAATCGAGTTCTTCGGTGATGAGGTGGAGCGGATGTCGGTCTTCGATGTCCTCACAGGGACCGTCAATCAGGAGGTGGAAAGCTACGTCTTCTACCCGGCTAAACAGTTCGTGACGCCGGGCGATAAGATGGAGCGGGCCATCCAGGCCATCCGCCGCGAGCAAGAAGCCCGAGTCAAATACTTCGAGGACAATCAGAAGTTCCTGGAAGCTCAGCGCATCAAACAGCGGACCGACTATGACATCGAGATGATGCAGGAGATGGGCTTTTGCCAAGGCATTGAGAACTACTCTCGCCACTTGACGGGGCGGGAGCCGGGGGCGCGTCCTTATACCCTATTGGATTTTTTCCCGGACCATTCCCTTCTCATCATGGATGAAAGCCATGCCACGGTGCCTCAGGTTGGCGGCATGTATGAGGGGGATCGCTCTCGCAAGACGGTCTTGGTGGAGCATGGATTTCGCTTGCCGAGCGCCCTCGACAATCGGCCGCTCAAGTTTGAGGAGTTTATGGAGCTAACCGATCAGCGGCTCTATGTTTCGGCCACGCCCGGGCCGTTTGAGCTGCTCAACAGCCGCCCGGATGTCACTGGCTACCTGCCTTACCAAAAGCCGACCGAAGGCGGGGTGCCCTTTGCGGTCCTTCGCAAAGCGGTCAAGGCGAGCGGCTCGGAGGAATCCATTTCGGACTTTGATCCAACCGACCGACAGCGAGCCTTGGTGATCGAACAGATCATTCGGCCGACGGGCCTGCTCGACCCCGTGCTCCATCTCAAGCCGCTCAAAGGTCAGATCGATGAGACGATCGAACTCTGTCGGCAGCGGGTCGAGAAAGGAGAGCGGGTCCTGGTGACCACCCTGACCAAGCGGACCGCCGAAGACTTGACCGATTACTTGGTCGGCGTGGGACTCAAGGTCCGCTATCTCCACAGCGAGATCGATGCCATTGAGCGGGTGGAGATTCTCCGCCAACTGCGGGCGGCGGAATTTGATATCTTGGTGGGCATCAATTTGCTGCGAGAGGGCTTGGACCTCCCCGAGGTGTCCTTGGTTTGCATTTTGGATGCAGACAAAGAGGGATACCTCCGGAG
Proteins encoded:
- a CDS encoding PDZ domain-containing protein, which codes for MPSLFRWWFLGCGLSCGPLAAQEKTPAELFAEMQDDRFAVRQEASQAMLLLAKTQYDEVLFPLLGALAARDPELQARSREVLEKLYQIRKLGSGIPQIGAKVIWFGFFNFREGVYAYPAVEKVEEGGPADLVGLGPTDVLMEVDGLSLRGEAPVALWNQFLSNSQVGATHTLLVHHHAPCYLSGTAYGGKWMKEKTVKITLGASEIADEARVEVSFEEWLAEESQRMRLATP
- a CDS encoding excinuclease ABC subunit UvrB; translation: MPDTFQLASDYQPQGDQEQAIAKLTKSLLAGNRHQTLLGVTGSGKTFTMANVVAQMNRPTLVMSHNKTLAAQLYSEFKGFFPENAVEYFVSYFDYYQPEAYIPRTDTYIEKDSSINDEIERLRLSTMGSLLTRQDVLVVASVSCIYGLGSPDDFKDMTCAVRVGEELERDELLRRLVGMLFERNDVAFSRGRFRVRGDVVEVQPAYLDDEAIRIEFFGDEVERMSVFDVLTGTVNQEVESYVFYPAKQFVTPGDKMERAIQAIRREQEARVKYFEDNQKFLEAQRIKQRTDYDIEMMQEMGFCQGIENYSRHLTGREPGARPYTLLDFFPDHSLLIMDESHATVPQVGGMYEGDRSRKTVLVEHGFRLPSALDNRPLKFEEFMELTDQRLYVSATPGPFELLNSRPDVTGYLPYQKPTEGGVPFAVLRKAVKASGSEESISDFDPTDRQRALVIEQIIRPTGLLDPVLHLKPLKGQIDETIELCRQRVEKGERVLVTTLTKRTAEDLTDYLVGVGLKVRYLHSEIDAIERVEILRQLRAAEFDILVGINLLREGLDLPEVSLVCILDADKEGYLRSETSLIQTAGRAARHVHGEVYLFADAVTQSIQALQDATEYRRSRQIAHNQLHGITPESVKRGVQKSLQLYAKDDQAARSVVAEEESFDVLAVLKELESEMQEAAQKLEYERAALLRDQIAELKKKAGLEEKRPVSYRSQGRKRQRR